One Vibrio penaeicida DNA segment encodes these proteins:
- a CDS encoding C4-dicarboxylate TRAP transporter substrate-binding protein: MERFLRSMTALMMLISTSVFSADYELKLAHVTSNQEPLHQALEYYAANVEKRSGGKIKITIHPNGELGTNLEVYEQVKLGLPVIQTADPGYLSDYAPDFGVLNGPYLLEDPKDFKKLLDSSLYQSMKNTVKKNGNFEVLAMNWLFGERHIISNKAILSPSDLKGVSMRVPPNVMWIETVKAMGARATQLAWSEVYTGLSSGVVDAAEAPLGSLYAAKLYESKKHVSLTSHFKAFIGLVINADYFANLPQDIQTILAEEAIKAGDYMTELSIGTTETLLDKLRSEGVTVHKNVDAKAFQKATAPVYGKFPKWSEGLHAKVREILDN, from the coding sequence ATGGAACGTTTTCTCAGATCAATGACGGCTTTGATGATGCTGATCTCTACATCAGTATTCTCTGCCGATTACGAGCTTAAGCTCGCCCACGTCACCTCTAACCAAGAGCCACTGCATCAAGCATTGGAATACTATGCTGCTAACGTTGAAAAACGTTCTGGCGGTAAAATCAAAATCACCATTCACCCTAATGGTGAACTGGGTACCAACTTAGAAGTCTACGAACAGGTCAAATTAGGTCTTCCTGTCATCCAAACTGCCGATCCCGGTTATCTATCCGACTACGCGCCAGATTTTGGTGTACTGAATGGCCCGTATTTACTGGAAGATCCAAAAGATTTTAAAAAGCTACTGGATTCATCGCTGTACCAATCTATGAAGAATACGGTTAAGAAGAACGGTAATTTTGAAGTCCTCGCCATGAATTGGTTGTTCGGCGAAAGACACATCATCTCAAACAAAGCGATTCTTTCTCCTTCCGATTTGAAAGGAGTGTCCATGCGAGTTCCGCCTAATGTAATGTGGATTGAAACCGTAAAAGCCATGGGTGCTCGTGCCACGCAATTGGCTTGGTCTGAAGTGTACACGGGGCTCTCTTCAGGCGTTGTAGATGCAGCCGAAGCACCATTAGGGTCGTTGTACGCCGCTAAGTTATATGAAAGCAAAAAACACGTTTCGCTAACCAGCCACTTTAAAGCCTTCATCGGGCTTGTTATTAATGCAGATTACTTCGCTAACTTACCTCAAGATATTCAAACCATTCTTGCAGAAGAAGCCATCAAAGCAGGTGATTACATGACGGAACTTTCCATAGGCACAACGGAAACTCTGCTCGATAAGCTGCGCTCTGAAGGTGTTACCGTCCATAAAAATGTGGATGCTAAAGCATTCCAAAAAGCCACAGCACCGGTATACGGTAAGTTCCCTAAATGGTCGGAAGGGCTTCATGCCAAAGTCCGTGAAATTTTGGATAACTAA
- a CDS encoding TRAP transporter large permease: MMDLLPVFILFLLFAANVPVAFALAIAGLSFFMMTNGIQHQIFIQRFVAVTHSFPLLAIPFFIMTGVIMNHSGITDRLMKLADSLTGHRVGGLAQVNILLSTLMGGMSGSANADTAMQSKIMVPQMNQRGYHTAFSAAVTACSSIISVIIPPGIGLILYGYMGDVSIGKLFLAGVIPGIVLCIALMIVAHRISRIRLYAPSQPQKSSLTDRLIALRNASWSLMVPIGIIGGIRFGFFTPTEAGAIAVIYAIIVGYIHRQFSVKALPAIMKETVIATSTVMFIICAASTFSFYLSWERLPVQVANAMLAITDNPYLLLLIINLLLVAVGMFIEGGAALIILTPILVPIITKVGIDPVHFGIVMVLNLTIAGVTPPLGTLMFTACSISKVSVKEFVKEVLPFLAMLIAVLLLLTFVPQISLWLPSTMN, encoded by the coding sequence ATAATGGATTTACTCCCTGTTTTCATCTTGTTTCTGTTGTTTGCCGCCAATGTACCTGTGGCCTTCGCTTTGGCTATTGCTGGGCTATCGTTTTTCATGATGACTAATGGCATTCAGCACCAAATCTTCATCCAGCGCTTTGTTGCCGTTACTCACTCTTTCCCTCTTTTGGCTATTCCTTTTTTCATTATGACGGGTGTCATCATGAACCATTCTGGCATTACAGATCGGCTTATGAAGCTAGCGGATAGCCTGACAGGGCATAGAGTTGGAGGGTTAGCGCAAGTGAACATTTTGCTCAGCACACTGATGGGCGGCATGTCCGGAAGCGCCAATGCCGATACCGCCATGCAAAGCAAAATTATGGTTCCGCAAATGAATCAACGGGGTTATCACACTGCATTCTCGGCAGCAGTCACCGCTTGTTCTTCCATTATTAGCGTCATTATTCCTCCAGGAATTGGGCTCATTTTGTATGGATACATGGGTGATGTTTCAATTGGCAAGCTATTCTTAGCGGGCGTTATTCCGGGTATTGTACTGTGTATTGCTTTGATGATCGTCGCGCATCGCATATCTAGAATTCGTCTGTACGCCCCTTCTCAACCTCAAAAATCGTCACTGACTGATCGCTTAATCGCTCTGAGAAATGCCTCGTGGTCGTTAATGGTTCCTATCGGAATAATTGGGGGGATAAGATTTGGCTTCTTTACTCCAACCGAAGCGGGCGCAATTGCGGTGATCTACGCCATAATCGTGGGCTATATTCACCGACAGTTTTCGGTGAAAGCACTTCCTGCAATTATGAAAGAGACCGTCATCGCAACGTCCACCGTTATGTTCATAATCTGTGCGGCTTCGACGTTCAGTTTTTATCTTTCTTGGGAAAGGTTACCGGTTCAGGTTGCCAATGCCATGCTGGCGATAACAGATAATCCTTATTTGTTGCTGCTCATCATCAATCTTTTGTTGGTAGCAGTTGGCATGTTTATCGAGGGAGGCGCAGCTCTGATTATTCTGACACCGATCTTGGTCCCTATTATCACTAAAGTCGGTATCGATCCTGTTCACTTTGGCATCGTGATGGTACTGAATCTCACCATCGCTGGCGTTACCCCACCTCTCGGCACGTTAATGTTCACAGCTTGCAGTATTAGTAAGGTTTCGGTGAAAGAATTTGTTAAAGAAGTCCTGCCGTTTCTTGCCATGCTGATTGCAGTGTTACTGCTACTCACTTTTGTACCGCAAATTTCATTGTGGCTTCCAAGCACAATGAACTAG
- a CDS encoding TRAP transporter small permease has protein sequence MAAKRVSKVLGNIETTLALIAMSLVLGSVVWGVVTRYITEQPATWTTELSGIAFTWLVFMGASVCYRKTLHIGVPVFVDALPQNIRRRLDFVTTALIMVFLAYSFYLASVLAFQSWNRPSPVLRLPFSFVYLATCLSFLFMFIHAVCHIFIKPEETDSDTNVEAK, from the coding sequence ATGGCAGCAAAAAGAGTATCAAAGGTACTTGGTAACATTGAAACCACACTCGCTTTGATTGCCATGAGCCTAGTCTTAGGTTCGGTTGTTTGGGGCGTGGTCACTCGATACATCACAGAGCAACCCGCAACATGGACGACCGAATTGTCAGGCATCGCCTTTACCTGGCTGGTCTTTATGGGGGCATCCGTTTGCTACCGAAAAACGCTGCACATTGGTGTTCCCGTTTTTGTCGATGCACTACCGCAAAACATTCGCAGAAGATTAGACTTTGTTACAACTGCGCTAATTATGGTGTTTTTGGCGTACAGTTTTTATCTCGCTTCAGTGTTGGCTTTCCAATCATGGAACCGCCCGTCTCCGGTATTACGTCTCCCATTTTCGTTTGTTTATCTCGCGACGTGCTTGTCTTTTCTTTTCATGTTTATCCACGCTGTCTGTCATATTTTCATCAAGCCTGAAGAGACCGATTCTGATACTAACGTGGAGGCGAAATAA